From Anopheles darlingi chromosome 2, idAnoDarlMG_H_01, whole genome shotgun sequence, the proteins below share one genomic window:
- the LOC125949884 gene encoding protein son of sevenless isoform X2 — protein sequence MFSGSSHVSITDAADYDFENAENAAKWRGLFITSLRKVLEQVHPSLQAREDALLYVESLCLRLLATLCAKPPPHTVMDVEERISRTFPNPIDRWALSEARDSIDKSKKKKPVLPVDRVHTLLQKEVLQYKIDSSVSLFLVAVLEYISADILKLAGYYVKNIRHIEITREDIEIAMCADKVLMDMFYQGENSNSMAPSPLPPTPRASLSYEEVVKELIHDEKQYQRDLHMIIRVFREELVKIVKDPKELDLIFSNIIDIYEVSVTLLGSLEDVIEMSQEQTPPCIGSCFEELAEAAEFDVYAKYAQDITSVAAKEALSNLLARPEASSLMSAGHGFKEAVKFYLPKLLLGPIGHAQLYLDYIKVLLQLSPSQEDKESFEQVQGLLKPLQCELQSISSLLPKDYFTRVNSRARRQSAIEKTRDLQNTVEHWDKDVGQCCNEFIREDTLAKLSSGKRQTERKVFLFDGLLVLCKARRQIVPGNNYDYRQKERFFMRKVEIIDRPDTDELKHAFEISPREQQSVVLITKNAQHKNDWMADLIMLNTKSMLERILDSILLDIEKKHPLKLPSPVIYVFATPDSPENIVLEDREGTGGPMIKGATLCKLIERLTYHIYADPKFVRTFLTTYRSFCSPKELLQLLVARFDIPDPSVVYDAAANEKDGTIGGIGGSTVSIDADKFSHHKNSQREDWKRYKKEYVQPVQFRVLNVLRHWVDHHFYDFERDPELLESLERFLESVRGKSMRKWVDSAMKIVQRKNESEDNHRQITFAFGDSPPAIEHHLPLNSDVEFNLLMLHPLELARQLTLLEFEMYKNVKPSELVGSVWMGKDKETTSPNLLKIMHHTTNFTRWIEKSIIEAENFEERVAMASRAIEVMMVLQDLNNFNGVLSIVSAFQGAAVHRLKLTLEDLPKRHQQVLAECRELNNSHFKKYQEKLRSINPPCVPFFGMYLTNILHIEEGNPDFLPNTELINFSKRRRVAEITGEIQQYQNQPYCLKTDPSIRHFLENLDPFKGMSVTEIQNYLYEESKRIEPKNCRQPLKFPRKWPDIPLKSPGIKPSSRRNNSSANSSMTLPGTLPYSKTSLLANSDTGEQSPPASSSSSAHDYSIFANININSSSSGTSSISSLYYQQQQQHFQNQQTASHAQQSSYTHGQQHHGFYQGYHGGSGGSGSTGGSTSQYTHHQHHQQHHPHHSFSQSIANLSTTGGDSQMAPEIPRRSDSIILTNMNHLMAGGNSLSESSGSFNNTGKLLPSPRYPSTSLTALPSTSSSSVAASSVGTAVGASSYSIGGSLHSGSSSEASGYGTASSVTSSSAASIVSMPYNDAIGGLGVASQQHMQPGVASTSHPPDIPPTISPRTDKAQPPPPPPPNIGAVGVGQGTSGASSNSSTASINSTSTIVANSATVTSNLVSSTSSNFRLSTSNSIKNQICDFPAASTATQAGSGSSISSGIAAGHAAAASGGRPSSCEHSPIFPSSPKIHVPQQHVGSAPSCHHQPPYHHPAYQQQHHHHHHHHLHHQATDAMDGCGQPCSLLNSNGSTTAVAASSGSPSSGIIHCQFCNTTPTDGALPPSNDFGPIPISPHVNVPNTHNVLPPQPPPLPPRVKRRESSADITQSSQIRQAPDAPTLPPRDASPPPLPPRTHTQSYYPYGAGTHGTGSTMLHAASGPASGAGAAAAGYAMDSSIWSHSSFHTKDESPSSSSSSSTLTRDNLNHHNQQSNEQRMLMLPNTSAIMIRRNSALDRASKENIPSIAGSSSLSGLASITSGGGAAGGPSTSQAGPIGAAAGTGVGAQSGVVVGGSSPSTGKTKSVQNSPIAGQQHQQQMQGNVLCRRASTNISPRFSPGETTPKLPPKPKQSNLSSDRTMFPYPSTN from the exons GACGTGGAGGAACGCATCAGCCGTACCTTTCCGAATCCAATCGATAGGTGGGCACTGAGCGAGGCACGGGACTCTATAgacaaatcgaaaaagaaaaagccgGTGCTACCAGTTGATCGTGTGCATACTTTGCTGCAAAAG GAGGTGCTGCAGTACAAAATCGACAGTTCCGTATCGCTGTTTCTGGTGGCTGTTCTGGAGTACATATCTGCCGACATCCTGAAACTGGCTGGTTACTATGTCAAAAACATACGCCATATAGAGATTACCAGGGAAGACATCGAAATTGCCATGTGTGCAGACAAG GTTCTGATGGACATGTTCTATCAAGGTGAGAACTCTAATTCGATGGCACCGAGTCCATTGCCTCCAACGCCACGCGCCAGTCTCAGTTACGAGGAAGTCGTGAAGGAGCTGATCCACGACGAGAAACAGTATCAACGGGATCTGCATATGATCATCCGAGTATTCCGCGAGGAATTAGTTAAGATAGTTAAGGACCCAAAG GAACTGGATTTAATATTTTCCAATATAATAGACATATACGAAGTATCAGTAACGCTGTTGGGGTCACTAGAGGATGTGATAGAAATGTCTCAAGAGCAGACACCACCTTGTATTGGTAGCTGCTTTGAAG AATTGGCCGAAGCGGCTGAGTTCGATGTTTACGCAAAGTACGCGCAGGACATTACCTCGGTGGCGGCTAAAGAAGCGCTAAGCAATTTGCTCGCACGACCGGAG GCCAGTTCACTGATGTCAGCCGGACACGGTTTCAAGGAGGCGGTCAAATTTTACCTACCAAAACTACTCTTAGGTCCGATTGGGCACGCACAGTTGTACTTGGACTACATTAAGGTTTTACTGCAGTTAAGCCCCTCTCAGGAGGACAAGGAAAGCTTTGAGCAGGTTCAGGGTTTGCTAAAGCCCTTGCAGTGCGAGCTACAGAGCATATCGTCACTGTTGCCAAA GGATTACTTCACGCGAGTCAACAGTCGTGCTCGGCGTCAATCGGCTATCGAAAAGACGCGCGACCTACAGAACACCGTCGAACATTGGGACAAGGACGTCGGGCAATGCTGCAACGAATTCATCCGTGAGGACACGCTCGCCAAGTTAAGCTCCGGCAAACGCCAGACGGAACGCAAGGTGTTTCTATTTGATGGTTTGCTGGTACTGTGCAAAGCGCGACGGCAGATTGTCCCCGGTAACAACTACGACTATCGACAAAAGGAGCGATTTTTTATGCGTAAAGTTGAGATTATCGATCGTCCAGATACGGACGAGTTGAAACATGCGTTTGAAATTTCACCACGCGAACAGCAGAGCGTTGTACTGATTACCAAGAACGCTCAGCATAAGAATGACTGGATGGCTGATTTGATCATGCTAAACACAAAATCGATGTTAGAGCGCATTCTCGACAGCATTTTACTCGACATTGAAAAAAAGCACCCCCTAAAGCTGCCTAGCCCTGTAATATACGTCTTCGCCACGCCGGATAGCCCGGAGAACATCGTGCTAGAGGATCGTGAAGGaacgggtggcccgatgatcAAGGGGGCCACGTTATGCAAGCTGATCGAGCGGTTAACTTACCACATATACGCGGATCCGAAGTTTGTGCGAACGTTCCTGACAACCTATCGGTCGTTCTGTTCGCCAAAGGAGCTTTTGCAGCTGTTGGTGGCACGCTTCGACATACCGGATCCAAGCGTAGTGTATGATGCAGCGGCGAATGAAAAAGACGGCACGATTGGTGGTATCGGCGGAAGTACAGTGAGCATCGATGCCGACAAATTTTCACACCACAAAAACTCCCAACGTGAAGACTGGAAGCGGTATAAGAAGGAGTACGTACAGCCGGTACAGTTTCGTGTGCTAAATGTGCTGCGCCACTGGGTTGATCATCACTTCTATGACTTTGAGCGCGATCCGGAACTGCTGGAATCGTTGGAAAGGTTTCTGGAGTCGGTACGGGGTAAATCGATGCGTAAATGGGTAGACTCCGCTATGAAAATCGTCCAACGGAAG AACGAAAGTGAAGACAATCATCGACAGATAACTTTCGCGTTTGGTGACAGCCCACCGGCGATTGAGCACCATCTACCGCTAAATAGTGACGTCGAGTTTAACCTGCTGATGTTGCATCCCCTCGAGCTGGCCCGCCAACTGACCCTGTTGGAGTTTGAGATGTACAAAAAT GTCAAACCATCGGAATTGGTCGGTTCCGTGTGGATGGGAAAAGACAAGGAAACCACTAGTCctaatttattaaaaataatgcATCATACGACGAAC TTCACTCGCTGGATCGAGAAATCGATTATCGAAGCAGAAAACTTTGAGGAGCGCGTGGCAATGGCAAGTCGTGCGAtcgaggtgatgatggtgctgcaggATCTGAATAACTTCAATGGCGTGCTATCGATCGTGTCTGCGTTCCAAGGCGCGGCCGTCCATCGGTTGAAGCTTACGCTCGAGGACTTACCGAAGCGTCACCAACAGGTGTTAGCTGAATGCCGCGAGCTGAACAATTCACACTTCAAGAAGTACCAAGAAAAGCTGCGCTCAATCAATCCACCTTGTGTGCCATTTTTCGGAATGTATCTCACGAACATTCTGCACATAGAGGAAGGTAACCCGGACTTTCTACCGAACACGGAGCTGATCAATTTCTCCAAGAGAAGGCGTGTCGCGGAAATTACCGGTGAAATACAGCAATATCAGAATCAACCTTACTGTTTAAAAACCGACCCTAGCATAAGG CATTTCTTAGAAAATTTAGATCCTTTTAAAGGAATGAGCGTAACAGAGATTCAGAATTACCTGTACGAGGAGAGCAAACGGATAGAGCCGAAGAATTGTCGCCAACCTTTGAAATTC CCCCGCAAATGGCCGGACATTCCATTGAAATCACCCGGCATCAAGCCGTCGTCAAGGCGCAACAACAGTTCCGCCAACTCGTCGATGACACTGCCGGGCACGTTGCCATACAGCAAGACCTCGCTATTAGCGAACAGTGATACCGGCGAACAGTCACCTCCGgcttcatcttcgtcttccgCGCATGATTACTCGATCTTCGCAAATATCAACATCAACTCCTCGTCATCGGGAACCTCGTCAATCTCATCACTGTactaccaacaacagcagcagcattttcaaaatcaacaaacggcATCGCACGCTCAGCAGTCATCGTACACTCATGGGCAGCAACATCACGGGTTCTACCAAGGATATcatggtggtagcggtggtagtggcagcaCTGGCGGTTCAACCTCACAGTAcacccaccatcagcaccatcaacagcatcatccgcatcactCCTTTTCACAGTCTATTGCAAATCTGTCAACAACGGGTGGTGATAGTCAGATGGCACCAGAAATCCCTCGGCGCTCGGACAGTATTATACTGACCAACATGAACCATCTTATGGCTGGTGGTAACAGTTTGTCGGAGAGTAGTGGCAGCTTCAATAATACTGGCAAGCTGCTACCCAGCCCACGCTATCCTTCGACCTCACTAACGGCACTACCGTCAACCTCATCATCCTCGGTAGCAGCTTCTAGTGTTGGTACAGCGGTCGGTGCTTCCTCTTACTCGATTGGTGGCAGTCTGCATAGTGGTTCCAGCAGTGAAG CCTCGGGTTACGGAACGGCAAGCTCGGTCACATCATCGTCGGCTGCGAGTATAGTTTCAATGCCGTATAACGATGCTATAGGAGGGCTTGGAGTAGCTTCGCAGCAACATATGCAGCCTGGAGTAGCGAGTACCTCCCATCCGCCTGACATTCCACCGACGATTAGCCCACGCACGGATAAAGCACAACcacctccgcctcctcctccaaaCATTGGCGCAGTTGGTGTAGGGCAAGGAACTAGCGGTGcaagcagcaatagcagcacagCTAGTATTAACAGTACTAGCACGATAGTTGCTAACTCTGCTACAGTGACGAGTAATTTGGTtagcagcactagcagtaACTTTAGACTTAGTACATCCAATTCTATCAA AAATCAAATCTGTGATTTCCCTGCTGCCTCAACGGCAACCCAGGCTGGAagtggtagcagcatcagcagtggAATCGCTGCTGgtcatgctgctgcggcttctGGTGGCCGACCCTCATCTTGTGAGCACTCGCCCATCTTTCCCTCCAGTCCGAAGATCCACGTTCCACAGCAGCACGTGGGATCGGCACCATCCTGCCATCATCAGCCACCTTACCACCATCCAGcataccagcaacagcatcatcatcatcatcaccaccatttgcATCATCAGGCAACGGACGCTATGGACGGTTGTGGCCAGCCTTGTTCTCTGCTGAACAGCAACGGTAGCACTACCGCTGTAGCGGCATCATCGGGTTCCCCTTCGTCAGGCATTATTCATTGTCAGTTCTGCAACACAACACCGACTGATGGAGCGTTACCACCAAGTAACGACTTTGGACCGATACCGATCTCCCCCCATGTCAACGTACCAAATACCCATAATGTCCTACCGCCCCAGCCGCCCCCTCTACCTCCTAGGGTTAAACGAAGAGAATCATCCGCGGACATAACCCAATCGTCTCAAATACGACAAGCGCCAGATGCACCGACG CTACCACCGAGGGATGCGAGTCCACCGCCACTCCCGCCAAGGACGCATACGCAATCGTATTACCCTTATGGTGCAGGGACACACGGAACTGGATCTACGATGCTTCACGCTGCTTCTGGTCCTGCTAGTGGTGCTGGAGCCGCTGCAGCGGGATACGCAATGGACTCTTCTATCTGGAGCCATTCCTCATTCCATACG AAAGATgaatcgccatcatcgtcgtcgtcctcatcgacGCTAACGCGTGACAACTTgaatcatcacaatcagcAAAGCAATGAGCAGCGGATGTTGATGCTACCTAACACTAGCGCGATAATGATAAGGCGAAACTCGGCGTTGGATCGTGCATCAAAAGAGAACATTCCCAGTATTGCCGGTTCTTCATCGCTGTCGGGTCTTGCTTCCATAACGTCCGGTGGTGGAGCTGCGGGTGGTCCCAGCACATCTCAAGCGGGCCCaataggagcagcagcgggaacAGGAGTTGGCGCTCAatccggtgtcgtcgtcggaggaTCGAGTCCTTCAACGGGAAAAACCAAATCGGTTCAAAACTCTCCTATTGCCggacaacagcaccagcagcaaatgcagGGGAATGTACTCTGCCGAAGGGCAAG CACGAACATTTCCCCAAGGTTTTCACCCGGTGAAACTACCCCGAAATTGCCgccaaaaccgaaacaatcgaaccTTAGTTCCG ATCGCACGATGTTCCCATACCCCAGCACGAACTGA
- the LOC125949884 gene encoding protein son of sevenless isoform X1, whose protein sequence is MFSGSSHVSITDAADYDFENAENAAKWRGLFITSLRKVLEQVHPSLQAREDALLYVESLCLRLLATLCAKPPPHTVMDVEERISRTFPNPIDRWALSEARDSIDKSKKKKPVLPVDRVHTLLQKEVLQYKIDSSVSLFLVAVLEYISADILKLAGYYVKNIRHIEITREDIEIAMCADKVLMDMFYQGENSNSMAPSPLPPTPRASLSYEEVVKELIHDEKQYQRDLHMIIRVFREELVKIVKDPKELDLIFSNIIDIYEVSVTLLGSLEDVIEMSQEQTPPCIGSCFEELAEAAEFDVYAKYAQDITSVAAKEALSNLLARPEVASSLMSAGHGFKEAVKFYLPKLLLGPIGHAQLYLDYIKVLLQLSPSQEDKESFEQVQGLLKPLQCELQSISSLLPKDYFTRVNSRARRQSAIEKTRDLQNTVEHWDKDVGQCCNEFIREDTLAKLSSGKRQTERKVFLFDGLLVLCKARRQIVPGNNYDYRQKERFFMRKVEIIDRPDTDELKHAFEISPREQQSVVLITKNAQHKNDWMADLIMLNTKSMLERILDSILLDIEKKHPLKLPSPVIYVFATPDSPENIVLEDREGTGGPMIKGATLCKLIERLTYHIYADPKFVRTFLTTYRSFCSPKELLQLLVARFDIPDPSVVYDAAANEKDGTIGGIGGSTVSIDADKFSHHKNSQREDWKRYKKEYVQPVQFRVLNVLRHWVDHHFYDFERDPELLESLERFLESVRGKSMRKWVDSAMKIVQRKNESEDNHRQITFAFGDSPPAIEHHLPLNSDVEFNLLMLHPLELARQLTLLEFEMYKNVKPSELVGSVWMGKDKETTSPNLLKIMHHTTNFTRWIEKSIIEAENFEERVAMASRAIEVMMVLQDLNNFNGVLSIVSAFQGAAVHRLKLTLEDLPKRHQQVLAECRELNNSHFKKYQEKLRSINPPCVPFFGMYLTNILHIEEGNPDFLPNTELINFSKRRRVAEITGEIQQYQNQPYCLKTDPSIRHFLENLDPFKGMSVTEIQNYLYEESKRIEPKNCRQPLKFPRKWPDIPLKSPGIKPSSRRNNSSANSSMTLPGTLPYSKTSLLANSDTGEQSPPASSSSSAHDYSIFANININSSSSGTSSISSLYYQQQQQHFQNQQTASHAQQSSYTHGQQHHGFYQGYHGGSGGSGSTGGSTSQYTHHQHHQQHHPHHSFSQSIANLSTTGGDSQMAPEIPRRSDSIILTNMNHLMAGGNSLSESSGSFNNTGKLLPSPRYPSTSLTALPSTSSSSVAASSVGTAVGASSYSIGGSLHSGSSSEASGYGTASSVTSSSAASIVSMPYNDAIGGLGVASQQHMQPGVASTSHPPDIPPTISPRTDKAQPPPPPPPNIGAVGVGQGTSGASSNSSTASINSTSTIVANSATVTSNLVSSTSSNFRLSTSNSIKNQICDFPAASTATQAGSGSSISSGIAAGHAAAASGGRPSSCEHSPIFPSSPKIHVPQQHVGSAPSCHHQPPYHHPAYQQQHHHHHHHHLHHQATDAMDGCGQPCSLLNSNGSTTAVAASSGSPSSGIIHCQFCNTTPTDGALPPSNDFGPIPISPHVNVPNTHNVLPPQPPPLPPRVKRRESSADITQSSQIRQAPDAPTLPPRDASPPPLPPRTHTQSYYPYGAGTHGTGSTMLHAASGPASGAGAAAAGYAMDSSIWSHSSFHTKDESPSSSSSSSTLTRDNLNHHNQQSNEQRMLMLPNTSAIMIRRNSALDRASKENIPSIAGSSSLSGLASITSGGGAAGGPSTSQAGPIGAAAGTGVGAQSGVVVGGSSPSTGKTKSVQNSPIAGQQHQQQMQGNVLCRRASTNISPRFSPGETTPKLPPKPKQSNLSSDRTMFPYPSTN, encoded by the exons GACGTGGAGGAACGCATCAGCCGTACCTTTCCGAATCCAATCGATAGGTGGGCACTGAGCGAGGCACGGGACTCTATAgacaaatcgaaaaagaaaaagccgGTGCTACCAGTTGATCGTGTGCATACTTTGCTGCAAAAG GAGGTGCTGCAGTACAAAATCGACAGTTCCGTATCGCTGTTTCTGGTGGCTGTTCTGGAGTACATATCTGCCGACATCCTGAAACTGGCTGGTTACTATGTCAAAAACATACGCCATATAGAGATTACCAGGGAAGACATCGAAATTGCCATGTGTGCAGACAAG GTTCTGATGGACATGTTCTATCAAGGTGAGAACTCTAATTCGATGGCACCGAGTCCATTGCCTCCAACGCCACGCGCCAGTCTCAGTTACGAGGAAGTCGTGAAGGAGCTGATCCACGACGAGAAACAGTATCAACGGGATCTGCATATGATCATCCGAGTATTCCGCGAGGAATTAGTTAAGATAGTTAAGGACCCAAAG GAACTGGATTTAATATTTTCCAATATAATAGACATATACGAAGTATCAGTAACGCTGTTGGGGTCACTAGAGGATGTGATAGAAATGTCTCAAGAGCAGACACCACCTTGTATTGGTAGCTGCTTTGAAG AATTGGCCGAAGCGGCTGAGTTCGATGTTTACGCAAAGTACGCGCAGGACATTACCTCGGTGGCGGCTAAAGAAGCGCTAAGCAATTTGCTCGCACGACCGGAGGTA GCCAGTTCACTGATGTCAGCCGGACACGGTTTCAAGGAGGCGGTCAAATTTTACCTACCAAAACTACTCTTAGGTCCGATTGGGCACGCACAGTTGTACTTGGACTACATTAAGGTTTTACTGCAGTTAAGCCCCTCTCAGGAGGACAAGGAAAGCTTTGAGCAGGTTCAGGGTTTGCTAAAGCCCTTGCAGTGCGAGCTACAGAGCATATCGTCACTGTTGCCAAA GGATTACTTCACGCGAGTCAACAGTCGTGCTCGGCGTCAATCGGCTATCGAAAAGACGCGCGACCTACAGAACACCGTCGAACATTGGGACAAGGACGTCGGGCAATGCTGCAACGAATTCATCCGTGAGGACACGCTCGCCAAGTTAAGCTCCGGCAAACGCCAGACGGAACGCAAGGTGTTTCTATTTGATGGTTTGCTGGTACTGTGCAAAGCGCGACGGCAGATTGTCCCCGGTAACAACTACGACTATCGACAAAAGGAGCGATTTTTTATGCGTAAAGTTGAGATTATCGATCGTCCAGATACGGACGAGTTGAAACATGCGTTTGAAATTTCACCACGCGAACAGCAGAGCGTTGTACTGATTACCAAGAACGCTCAGCATAAGAATGACTGGATGGCTGATTTGATCATGCTAAACACAAAATCGATGTTAGAGCGCATTCTCGACAGCATTTTACTCGACATTGAAAAAAAGCACCCCCTAAAGCTGCCTAGCCCTGTAATATACGTCTTCGCCACGCCGGATAGCCCGGAGAACATCGTGCTAGAGGATCGTGAAGGaacgggtggcccgatgatcAAGGGGGCCACGTTATGCAAGCTGATCGAGCGGTTAACTTACCACATATACGCGGATCCGAAGTTTGTGCGAACGTTCCTGACAACCTATCGGTCGTTCTGTTCGCCAAAGGAGCTTTTGCAGCTGTTGGTGGCACGCTTCGACATACCGGATCCAAGCGTAGTGTATGATGCAGCGGCGAATGAAAAAGACGGCACGATTGGTGGTATCGGCGGAAGTACAGTGAGCATCGATGCCGACAAATTTTCACACCACAAAAACTCCCAACGTGAAGACTGGAAGCGGTATAAGAAGGAGTACGTACAGCCGGTACAGTTTCGTGTGCTAAATGTGCTGCGCCACTGGGTTGATCATCACTTCTATGACTTTGAGCGCGATCCGGAACTGCTGGAATCGTTGGAAAGGTTTCTGGAGTCGGTACGGGGTAAATCGATGCGTAAATGGGTAGACTCCGCTATGAAAATCGTCCAACGGAAG AACGAAAGTGAAGACAATCATCGACAGATAACTTTCGCGTTTGGTGACAGCCCACCGGCGATTGAGCACCATCTACCGCTAAATAGTGACGTCGAGTTTAACCTGCTGATGTTGCATCCCCTCGAGCTGGCCCGCCAACTGACCCTGTTGGAGTTTGAGATGTACAAAAAT GTCAAACCATCGGAATTGGTCGGTTCCGTGTGGATGGGAAAAGACAAGGAAACCACTAGTCctaatttattaaaaataatgcATCATACGACGAAC TTCACTCGCTGGATCGAGAAATCGATTATCGAAGCAGAAAACTTTGAGGAGCGCGTGGCAATGGCAAGTCGTGCGAtcgaggtgatgatggtgctgcaggATCTGAATAACTTCAATGGCGTGCTATCGATCGTGTCTGCGTTCCAAGGCGCGGCCGTCCATCGGTTGAAGCTTACGCTCGAGGACTTACCGAAGCGTCACCAACAGGTGTTAGCTGAATGCCGCGAGCTGAACAATTCACACTTCAAGAAGTACCAAGAAAAGCTGCGCTCAATCAATCCACCTTGTGTGCCATTTTTCGGAATGTATCTCACGAACATTCTGCACATAGAGGAAGGTAACCCGGACTTTCTACCGAACACGGAGCTGATCAATTTCTCCAAGAGAAGGCGTGTCGCGGAAATTACCGGTGAAATACAGCAATATCAGAATCAACCTTACTGTTTAAAAACCGACCCTAGCATAAGG CATTTCTTAGAAAATTTAGATCCTTTTAAAGGAATGAGCGTAACAGAGATTCAGAATTACCTGTACGAGGAGAGCAAACGGATAGAGCCGAAGAATTGTCGCCAACCTTTGAAATTC CCCCGCAAATGGCCGGACATTCCATTGAAATCACCCGGCATCAAGCCGTCGTCAAGGCGCAACAACAGTTCCGCCAACTCGTCGATGACACTGCCGGGCACGTTGCCATACAGCAAGACCTCGCTATTAGCGAACAGTGATACCGGCGAACAGTCACCTCCGgcttcatcttcgtcttccgCGCATGATTACTCGATCTTCGCAAATATCAACATCAACTCCTCGTCATCGGGAACCTCGTCAATCTCATCACTGTactaccaacaacagcagcagcattttcaaaatcaacaaacggcATCGCACGCTCAGCAGTCATCGTACACTCATGGGCAGCAACATCACGGGTTCTACCAAGGATATcatggtggtagcggtggtagtggcagcaCTGGCGGTTCAACCTCACAGTAcacccaccatcagcaccatcaacagcatcatccgcatcactCCTTTTCACAGTCTATTGCAAATCTGTCAACAACGGGTGGTGATAGTCAGATGGCACCAGAAATCCCTCGGCGCTCGGACAGTATTATACTGACCAACATGAACCATCTTATGGCTGGTGGTAACAGTTTGTCGGAGAGTAGTGGCAGCTTCAATAATACTGGCAAGCTGCTACCCAGCCCACGCTATCCTTCGACCTCACTAACGGCACTACCGTCAACCTCATCATCCTCGGTAGCAGCTTCTAGTGTTGGTACAGCGGTCGGTGCTTCCTCTTACTCGATTGGTGGCAGTCTGCATAGTGGTTCCAGCAGTGAAG CCTCGGGTTACGGAACGGCAAGCTCGGTCACATCATCGTCGGCTGCGAGTATAGTTTCAATGCCGTATAACGATGCTATAGGAGGGCTTGGAGTAGCTTCGCAGCAACATATGCAGCCTGGAGTAGCGAGTACCTCCCATCCGCCTGACATTCCACCGACGATTAGCCCACGCACGGATAAAGCACAACcacctccgcctcctcctccaaaCATTGGCGCAGTTGGTGTAGGGCAAGGAACTAGCGGTGcaagcagcaatagcagcacagCTAGTATTAACAGTACTAGCACGATAGTTGCTAACTCTGCTACAGTGACGAGTAATTTGGTtagcagcactagcagtaACTTTAGACTTAGTACATCCAATTCTATCAA AAATCAAATCTGTGATTTCCCTGCTGCCTCAACGGCAACCCAGGCTGGAagtggtagcagcatcagcagtggAATCGCTGCTGgtcatgctgctgcggcttctGGTGGCCGACCCTCATCTTGTGAGCACTCGCCCATCTTTCCCTCCAGTCCGAAGATCCACGTTCCACAGCAGCACGTGGGATCGGCACCATCCTGCCATCATCAGCCACCTTACCACCATCCAGcataccagcaacagcatcatcatcatcatcaccaccatttgcATCATCAGGCAACGGACGCTATGGACGGTTGTGGCCAGCCTTGTTCTCTGCTGAACAGCAACGGTAGCACTACCGCTGTAGCGGCATCATCGGGTTCCCCTTCGTCAGGCATTATTCATTGTCAGTTCTGCAACACAACACCGACTGATGGAGCGTTACCACCAAGTAACGACTTTGGACCGATACCGATCTCCCCCCATGTCAACGTACCAAATACCCATAATGTCCTACCGCCCCAGCCGCCCCCTCTACCTCCTAGGGTTAAACGAAGAGAATCATCCGCGGACATAACCCAATCGTCTCAAATACGACAAGCGCCAGATGCACCGACG CTACCACCGAGGGATGCGAGTCCACCGCCACTCCCGCCAAGGACGCATACGCAATCGTATTACCCTTATGGTGCAGGGACACACGGAACTGGATCTACGATGCTTCACGCTGCTTCTGGTCCTGCTAGTGGTGCTGGAGCCGCTGCAGCGGGATACGCAATGGACTCTTCTATCTGGAGCCATTCCTCATTCCATACG AAAGATgaatcgccatcatcgtcgtcgtcctcatcgacGCTAACGCGTGACAACTTgaatcatcacaatcagcAAAGCAATGAGCAGCGGATGTTGATGCTACCTAACACTAGCGCGATAATGATAAGGCGAAACTCGGCGTTGGATCGTGCATCAAAAGAGAACATTCCCAGTATTGCCGGTTCTTCATCGCTGTCGGGTCTTGCTTCCATAACGTCCGGTGGTGGAGCTGCGGGTGGTCCCAGCACATCTCAAGCGGGCCCaataggagcagcagcgggaacAGGAGTTGGCGCTCAatccggtgtcgtcgtcggaggaTCGAGTCCTTCAACGGGAAAAACCAAATCGGTTCAAAACTCTCCTATTGCCggacaacagcaccagcagcaaatgcagGGGAATGTACTCTGCCGAAGGGCAAG CACGAACATTTCCCCAAGGTTTTCACCCGGTGAAACTACCCCGAAATTGCCgccaaaaccgaaacaatcgaaccTTAGTTCCG ATCGCACGATGTTCCCATACCCCAGCACGAACTGA